The Candidatus Binatia bacterium genome includes a region encoding these proteins:
- a CDS encoding plastocyanin/azurin family copper-binding protein encodes MKRRPQVEILAVGIFLALLCASINGLTAGEKSPSDAKVAVKLFQFQPAQLEVKPGTTVTWINEDDIGHTITSGNPENKDGRFDMRLAGKGTTFSFTFTQPGTYAYFCNRHQSMQGQIRVNR; translated from the coding sequence ATGAAACGGCGGCCACAAGTCGAAATTTTGGCGGTAGGGATTTTTTTGGCGCTTCTCTGCGCCTCGATTAACGGTTTGACTGCCGGGGAAAAATCGCCATCCGACGCCAAGGTGGCCGTAAAGCTCTTTCAGTTTCAGCCTGCCCAGCTCGAGGTAAAACCCGGCACAACGGTGACATGGATCAATGAAGACGATATCGGCCACACGATCACTTCGGGGAATCCCGAAAACAAAGACGGCCGCTTCGATATGCGCCTCGCCGGGAAAGGTACAACCTTCAGCTTCACCTTCACGCAGCCGGGCACTTACGCCTACTTCTGCAATCGACATCAGTCCATGCAAGGCCAAATTCGCGTGAATCGATAA
- a CDS encoding sigma-70 family RNA polymerase sigma factor, whose product MTVSPDNSVQLIQQMGQGNRGAFELFYERYAPLVFSFAMRLVQERSAAEDLLQEVFLQVWREAGNYSPARGTPEAWIITITRSRGIDRLRSIRRRDKSFVPIAGAGGKEYDGKVESGAAVSDARIMVNSALAELPPLQRTVLELAYFDGLSQTEIAGRLKEPLGTVKTRMRAALARLREIVGAEAG is encoded by the coding sequence ATGACCGTTTCCCCGGACAATTCTGTTCAGCTCATTCAACAGATGGGGCAAGGGAATCGCGGCGCCTTTGAACTCTTTTACGAGCGCTACGCGCCGCTGGTTTTTTCCTTTGCCATGCGCCTCGTCCAGGAGCGCTCGGCGGCCGAGGACCTGCTCCAGGAAGTTTTCCTTCAAGTCTGGCGCGAGGCCGGGAATTACAGCCCGGCGCGCGGCACACCGGAGGCATGGATAATTACGATTACGCGGAGCCGGGGAATCGACCGGCTGCGTTCCATACGTAGAAGAGACAAGAGCTTCGTGCCGATAGCAGGCGCCGGCGGAAAGGAATACGATGGCAAGGTCGAGAGCGGCGCCGCGGTCTCGGACGCGAGAATCATGGTGAACAGCGCTTTGGCCGAGCTGCCGCCGCTCCAGCGAACGGTGCTGGAGCTGGCCTATTTCGACGGGCTCAGCCAGACGGAGATCGCCGGGCGGCTGAAAGAGCCGCTAGGAACGGTGAAGACGCGCATGCGCGCCGCGCTCGCGCGC